Proteins from one Gimesia maris genomic window:
- a CDS encoding phosphopantothenoylcysteine decarboxylase domain-containing protein produces the protein MRILITAGPTREYLDDVRYLSNASSGQMGYALARSAIAAGHEVALVSGPVTIAPPAGCELYQVETTDEMFAQCEKLFPNCDGVIGTAAVCDYRIKTRKPGKIAKTGEAITLELIETIDVLAELGSQKGNRWVMGFALESQDARFNAVRKLYSKKCDAIVLNSVSAIGSSENFVEVIDQSQEIVATYSGEKTQVADSLIEWIQQHLAGR, from the coding sequence ATGCGAATCCTGATCACAGCCGGCCCCACACGAGAATACCTGGATGATGTTCGCTACCTGTCCAACGCCAGCAGCGGACAGATGGGATATGCTTTAGCCCGCTCCGCCATTGCCGCCGGTCATGAAGTTGCGCTGGTTTCAGGCCCGGTCACTATTGCTCCCCCCGCCGGCTGCGAGCTTTACCAGGTTGAAACGACGGACGAGATGTTCGCGCAATGCGAAAAACTGTTCCCAAACTGTGATGGTGTGATTGGTACTGCCGCGGTCTGTGACTATCGGATCAAAACCCGTAAACCCGGCAAAATCGCTAAAACCGGCGAGGCGATTACCCTGGAACTGATAGAAACGATCGACGTTCTGGCAGAACTGGGATCCCAGAAAGGGAATCGCTGGGTGATGGGCTTCGCGCTGGAATCGCAGGATGCCCGCTTTAACGCCGTTCGCAAACTCTACAGCAAAAAATGCGATGCCATCGTGCTTAACAGTGTGAGCGCCATCGGCTCCTCAGAAAACTTCGTGGAAGTGATCGACCAGAGCCAGGAGATTGTCGCGACTTACTCGGGCGAAAAGACCCAGGTCGCAGATTCGCTGATCGAATGGATCCAGCAGCATCTGGCAGGCAGATAA
- a CDS encoding flavoprotein: MSTGNQPMQGREILLGVSGGIAAYKTADLASKLVQKGAAVSVVMTQAAQKFIGATTFEALTGRPVYQDGFAPREHFQGEHIGLVRRAELFVIAPATANVMAQMAHGFADDLLATLTLTCTAPILLAPAMNADMWAKASVQRNLEQIKADGIQIVEPGEGWLSCGVIGKGRMAEPAEILTRIEELLG, encoded by the coding sequence ATGAGCACCGGAAACCAACCCATGCAGGGGCGCGAAATCCTATTAGGTGTTTCTGGAGGAATTGCCGCATACAAGACGGCTGACCTGGCCAGCAAACTGGTTCAAAAAGGGGCAGCCGTCAGCGTGGTGATGACACAAGCCGCGCAGAAATTCATAGGCGCGACCACATTTGAAGCCCTCACCGGCCGCCCGGTCTACCAGGACGGGTTTGCTCCCCGTGAACATTTTCAGGGAGAGCATATTGGCCTGGTCAGAAGAGCCGAACTGTTTGTCATCGCGCCCGCCACTGCAAACGTGATGGCCCAGATGGCGCATGGTTTCGCGGATGATCTGCTAGCCACGCTCACGCTGACCTGCACTGCTCCCATCCTGCTGGCACCGGCGATGAACGCTGACATGTGGGCCAAGGCCTCGGTTCAGCGCAATCTGGAACAGATAAAGGCAGACGGAATTCAGATCGTAGAACCAGGCGAAGGCTGGTTGAGTTGTGGCGTGATCGGAAAAGGACGGATGGCAGAACCGGCAGAGATTTTAACCCGAATTGAAGAACTACTGGGGTAA
- a CDS encoding DNA-directed RNA polymerase subunit omega — protein MLEEFKEEEIVNKVGGRFKLSSLIQKRIVALNRGARPLVEMQTKNHMEIVVQEIMEDKIYLDQSGEVAITDDGSPLDAIEYDDAGPTLEDLV, from the coding sequence ATGCTGGAAGAATTTAAAGAAGAAGAAATCGTCAACAAAGTGGGCGGACGTTTCAAACTGTCTTCACTCATTCAAAAACGGATTGTCGCGTTGAACCGGGGCGCGCGACCACTGGTCGAAATGCAGACCAAAAACCACATGGAAATCGTGGTTCAGGAAATCATGGAAGACAAAATCTACCTCGACCAGTCTGGTGAAGTGGCCATCACCGATGATGGAAGTCCGCTGGATGCCATCGAATATGACGACGCAGGCCCGACACTGGAAGACCTGGTTTAA
- the gmk gene encoding guanylate kinase → MSEPQACIPPDIPIVVLSGPTASGKTTIVNRLMQETPVKLIKAISATTRPRRKGEVDGKDYYFLTTEEFEKRQENNEFLECEQVHGLGYWYGTLKSEVDRAAKQGGWPFLEIDVQGTLKLKKQFPQTITLFVRTSSDEEYEKRIRNRGTESEEVIEKRLATIRKELEQAQYYSHVIINDDLERAVTEIGTILKQRELEINAGRI, encoded by the coding sequence GTGTCTGAACCCCAAGCCTGTATCCCACCGGACATACCGATTGTTGTGCTCTCCGGCCCGACCGCCAGCGGGAAAACAACCATTGTTAATCGACTGATGCAGGAAACACCGGTCAAACTGATCAAAGCGATCTCGGCCACAACGCGTCCTCGCCGAAAAGGGGAAGTGGACGGCAAAGATTACTATTTTCTGACAACGGAAGAATTTGAAAAACGACAGGAAAATAACGAATTCCTTGAATGTGAACAGGTTCATGGGTTGGGATACTGGTATGGAACGTTAAAATCAGAAGTGGACCGGGCAGCGAAACAGGGGGGCTGGCCTTTTCTGGAAATTGATGTGCAGGGAACCCTGAAACTGAAAAAACAGTTCCCCCAGACCATTACGCTCTTTGTCAGAACATCCTCCGATGAAGAATACGAGAAACGAATCCGCAATCGGGGAACCGAATCAGAAGAAGTGATCGAAAAACGGCTGGCAACAATTCGCAAAGAACTGGAGCAGGCCCAATATTATAGTCATGTCATTATCAATGACGATCTGGAACGTGCTGTCACAGAAATCGGCACCATCCTGAAACAACGGGAGCTAGAAATTAATGCTGGAAGAATTTAA
- a CDS encoding YicC/YloC family endoribonuclease, with translation MLLGMTGFGSATAENDRLSVHAELRTVNNRYLKVSSRYPDFYAKLGSQIEKLIRSSVSRGTVNLTLRIDSLDRTSDYLLDEEVIKQYWEQLKHLSEACHTPLPNHVDSLLTLPGAAIDNYSRSHTPESDWPLIEQAIRGALQELTEFRKKEGESAQADLESSNQIIRQQLEVVKEKAPRVVTNYRDRLHQRLADLLKDQEVELDPDSLIREVSMFADRCDINEEISRLGCHLEQFDSIITSKTSQGKKLEFLVQEMFREINTIGSKANDVEISHAVIEMKLAVEKIRENVQNVE, from the coding sequence GTGCTGCTGGGCATGACTGGTTTTGGAAGTGCGACTGCAGAAAACGACCGGCTCTCGGTCCATGCCGAGCTACGTACCGTCAACAATCGCTATCTGAAAGTTTCGTCCCGCTATCCGGACTTCTACGCGAAACTGGGAAGCCAGATCGAAAAACTGATTCGCAGTTCTGTCTCTCGCGGAACCGTGAATCTCACATTGCGAATTGACAGTCTGGATCGCACCAGCGATTACCTGCTGGATGAAGAAGTCATCAAACAGTACTGGGAACAGCTCAAACACCTGTCCGAAGCCTGCCATACTCCCTTGCCCAATCACGTTGACAGCCTGTTGACGTTACCTGGCGCTGCAATCGACAATTACTCGCGTTCCCATACCCCTGAGTCGGACTGGCCATTAATTGAACAGGCGATTCGCGGTGCCCTGCAGGAACTCACTGAGTTTCGCAAGAAAGAAGGGGAATCGGCCCAGGCAGATCTTGAGAGCAGTAATCAGATTATTCGCCAGCAGCTTGAAGTAGTTAAAGAGAAGGCACCGCGTGTTGTCACAAACTACCGGGATCGCCTGCATCAGCGACTGGCAGACCTGCTGAAAGACCAGGAAGTCGAACTGGACCCTGACAGCCTGATTCGGGAAGTCAGCATGTTTGCAGATCGTTGTGATATCAACGAAGAAATCAGTCGACTTGGCTGCCATTTAGAGCAATTTGACTCCATCATCACCTCAAAAACGTCTCAGGGTAAAAAACTGGAATTTCTGGTGCAGGAGATGTTCCGCGAAATTAATACGATCGGCTCGAAAGCCAATGATGTTGAGATTTCCCACGCCGTCATCGAAATGAAACTGGCTGTTGAGAAAATCAGAGAAAACGTCCAGAACGTTGAATAG
- the secG gene encoding preprotein translocase subunit SecG — protein MIFATFLEAITDPATILMTFLMFFGVLLIIIILLQKGRGGGLAGAFGGAGGQSALGTKAGDVFTKITIIMAVIWVILAGVSGITTRASSGKYSGGSAVSEETAISSDDKNKEEETPDTEEKAAGGPEFTPPKDLAEKETKAAEEKKPAATEEKATKPAEPAGKDAAPKAAAPESKEDNKQETPAKPETTKSQPKSE, from the coding sequence ATGATTTTTGCGACGTTCCTGGAAGCCATTACAGATCCTGCTACCATACTGATGACATTTCTGATGTTCTTCGGAGTCCTCCTGATTATCATCATCCTGCTGCAAAAAGGTCGTGGTGGTGGACTGGCCGGCGCATTCGGTGGTGCCGGTGGCCAAAGTGCACTGGGAACGAAAGCCGGCGATGTCTTCACAAAAATTACGATTATCATGGCAGTGATCTGGGTGATCCTGGCTGGTGTCTCCGGCATCACCACACGCGCCAGTTCCGGAAAATACAGTGGCGGTAGTGCCGTATCTGAAGAGACCGCTATTTCCTCGGATGACAAAAACAAAGAAGAAGAGACACCGGATACTGAAGAAAAAGCGGCAGGCGGCCCGGAATTCACACCTCCTAAAGATCTCGCTGAAAAAGAGACAAAAGCCGCTGAAGAGAAAAAGCCAGCTGCAACGGAAGAGAAAGCAACCAAGCCGGCTGAACCAGCCGGTAAAGATGCTGCTCCGAAAGCTGCCGCTCCTGAATCTAAAGAAGACAATAAACAGGAAACTCCTGCAAAACCTGAGACAACCAAATCTCAACCCAAGTCAGAATAG
- the tpiA gene encoding triose-phosphate isomerase: MRRFLVAGNWKMNTTKESGAQLAQALASEVPSENPAVEVLVCPPFPYLTTIGEIVSGSGVGFGAQNCYHEAPGAFTGETSTEMLTDVGCRSVILGHSERRHVLKETDTDINLKVKKALEAGLQVVLCVGELQSERESDQTETVLNTQMTGGLSGVDASAFGQIVIAYEPVWAIGTGLTASPEQAEAAHLYLRNWLKDQYSAEIADSTRILYGGSVKPDNAKELLSQENVDGALVGGASLKAELFIPIIQAAVELSAE, encoded by the coding sequence ATGCGTCGCTTCCTTGTAGCCGGTAACTGGAAAATGAATACCACTAAAGAATCCGGTGCACAGCTGGCTCAGGCCCTGGCATCCGAAGTGCCCTCTGAAAATCCTGCCGTTGAAGTTCTGGTTTGCCCTCCGTTTCCCTACCTGACCACGATCGGCGAGATCGTCTCTGGCTCAGGCGTCGGCTTTGGTGCACAAAACTGTTACCATGAAGCACCAGGTGCTTTTACCGGTGAAACTTCAACGGAAATGCTGACCGACGTCGGTTGCCGTTCCGTTATCCTGGGACACAGTGAACGTCGTCACGTCCTTAAAGAAACAGACACAGATATCAATCTCAAAGTCAAAAAAGCCCTCGAAGCTGGGCTGCAGGTCGTCCTCTGTGTTGGTGAATTACAGAGTGAACGTGAATCAGACCAGACAGAAACCGTGCTCAACACCCAGATGACAGGCGGCCTGAGTGGAGTCGACGCATCCGCATTCGGGCAGATCGTGATCGCTTATGAACCAGTCTGGGCGATCGGAACCGGTTTAACAGCGAGCCCTGAACAGGCAGAAGCCGCTCATCTCTACCTGAGAAACTGGCTCAAAGACCAGTATTCTGCAGAAATCGCAGACTCAACCCGAATTCTGTATGGTGGTAGTGTCAAACCAGATAACGCCAAAGAACTGCTTTCCCAGGAAAACGTCGATGGCGCGCTGGTTGGAGGAGCAAGCCTCAAAGCAGAGCTCTTTATCCCCATCATTCAGGCTGCTGTGGAGTTATCTGCAGAATAG
- the pheA gene encoding prephenate dehydratase: protein MAKKKAVNKRTSVSKPKTSTKKKVARTSPSTKRNPASTQSELKKIDREIIKLVNKRCSMTVKQIKSDPEPRKAMFDPKTDEELRETIEKLNGSGPLTNNAIRGIFRQILSSARRQIHPQRVAYLGPAYSYTHLAALERFGEGADMVPVNTIGAVFEEVNRGNTEFGVVPIENSTDGRVVDTLDMFTRLPLRICGEVLIAVHHNLLARCERSEITEIYSKPQALSQCREWLSRNMPQAHLHEVTSTSTAAQLAATKPGAAAVASHQASVEYDLQIIVEGIEDNANNVTRFAVIGEEVCNPTGKDRTAILVQIAHKAGSLADTLQIFKKNKVNLTWIESFPLRGEEPGYLFFIDFEGHVQEPHIKRTLNELEKRVVRLETMGSYPRSGILE from the coding sequence ATGGCCAAGAAAAAAGCGGTTAATAAACGAACTTCAGTCAGTAAGCCGAAGACGTCAACCAAGAAAAAAGTAGCCCGCACCAGCCCCAGCACAAAACGCAATCCTGCATCGACACAGTCCGAACTCAAAAAGATTGACCGAGAGATTATCAAACTGGTCAATAAACGCTGTTCGATGACAGTCAAACAGATCAAATCTGATCCCGAGCCCCGCAAGGCGATGTTTGACCCCAAAACAGATGAAGAACTGCGTGAAACAATCGAAAAACTGAACGGATCCGGCCCTCTGACCAACAATGCCATCCGTGGAATTTTTCGTCAGATCCTCAGTTCTGCCCGCAGACAGATCCACCCCCAACGCGTTGCCTACCTGGGCCCTGCTTACAGCTATACCCATCTGGCTGCCCTGGAACGGTTTGGCGAAGGGGCCGACATGGTGCCTGTGAACACCATCGGGGCTGTATTTGAAGAAGTCAACCGGGGGAATACCGAGTTTGGTGTGGTTCCCATCGAAAACAGTACGGATGGACGGGTGGTCGACACCCTCGATATGTTCACCCGGCTTCCATTACGGATTTGTGGTGAAGTGCTGATCGCCGTACATCACAACCTGCTGGCGCGCTGCGAACGGAGCGAAATCACCGAAATCTACAGCAAACCGCAGGCACTCTCACAGTGCCGCGAGTGGCTCTCCCGAAACATGCCTCAGGCTCATCTGCATGAAGTCACCAGTACTTCAACCGCAGCCCAGCTGGCAGCGACCAAACCAGGTGCCGCAGCAGTTGCCAGCCACCAGGCTTCTGTGGAATACGATCTGCAGATTATCGTGGAAGGCATTGAAGATAACGCCAACAACGTCACTCGCTTTGCCGTAATCGGCGAAGAGGTCTGCAACCCGACCGGTAAAGATCGTACGGCGATCCTGGTTCAAATCGCCCACAAGGCCGGCTCCCTGGCTGATACACTTCAGATCTTTAAGAAAAACAAGGTCAACCTGACCTGGATCGAATCCTTCCCGCTCCGGGGAGAAGAACCAGGATACCTGTTCTTCATTGATTTTGAAGGCCATGTTCAGGAACCCCATATTAAACGAACGCTGAATGAACTGGAGAAACGCGTCGTTCGTCTGGAAACAATGGGGTCCTACCCCCGCAGCGGGATTCTGGAGTAA
- the dnaK gene encoding molecular chaperone DnaK, whose translation MSSGEKIIGIDLGTTNSVVSIMEGGEAKVIPNLEGNRITPSVVAFTDKGETLVGEPAKRQAVTNPKNTVYSVKRFMGRRHNEVQSEEKIVPYGIIGGPEDYVKIEAGGKTYTPPEISASILRKLKEAAESYLGHKVNKAVVTVPAYFNDAQRQATKDAGQISGLEVSRIINEPTAAALAYGLEKKSDEKIVVFDFGGGTFDVSVLEVGDEVIETLSTNGDGHLGGDDFDEELINHIADSFKKEQGIDLRSDAMALQRLREAAEKAKKELSSSQTTDINLPFITADSSGAKHLQMAITRSEFEKLIDPLVERCRKPVEQAMKDAGLSASEIDEVVLVGGSTRVPKVQEFVKKIFGKEPHKGVNPDEVVSIGAAIQGGIISGDVQDVVLLDVTPLSLGIETEGGVMTKLVERNTTIPVTKDQVFSTAADNQTAVTVRVFQGERQMASDNRLLGQFNLEEIPPAPRGVPQIKVVFDIDVNGILNVSAKDVATGKETSVKIEQSSGLSESEIEDMKKQAEAHADEDKKKKELAEAKNNGSRIVYDVEKLLKEHADKIDESSKTAIEASVKKVNDALETEDVAAINSACEELQQATHAFTEQMYKASQEAGGAEGAAPEAGGAAADEEDVIDAEFEKKD comes from the coding sequence ATGTCGTCAGGCGAAAAAATCATCGGTATTGATTTGGGGACAACCAACTCAGTAGTCTCAATCATGGAAGGCGGGGAAGCGAAAGTGATCCCCAACCTGGAAGGGAATCGAATCACTCCCAGTGTCGTGGCTTTCACTGATAAGGGAGAAACTCTGGTCGGTGAGCCTGCCAAACGTCAAGCGGTCACCAATCCTAAAAATACGGTCTACTCGGTAAAACGCTTTATGGGACGTCGTCATAACGAGGTTCAGAGCGAAGAGAAGATAGTTCCTTACGGGATTATTGGTGGGCCGGAAGACTATGTCAAAATTGAAGCGGGTGGCAAAACTTATACGCCGCCCGAAATCTCCGCTTCCATTTTGCGGAAACTGAAAGAAGCTGCCGAAAGCTATCTGGGACATAAAGTCAACAAAGCAGTGGTTACCGTGCCGGCTTATTTCAATGATGCTCAGCGACAGGCGACCAAGGATGCCGGTCAGATTTCCGGTCTGGAAGTCTCTCGCATCATCAACGAGCCTACCGCGGCTGCCCTGGCTTACGGCCTGGAGAAAAAGAGCGACGAAAAAATCGTGGTGTTCGACTTCGGTGGCGGTACGTTTGACGTTTCTGTTCTCGAAGTAGGCGATGAAGTCATCGAAACTTTGAGCACCAACGGCGATGGTCACCTCGGGGGTGACGATTTCGATGAAGAACTGATCAATCATATTGCTGATTCCTTCAAGAAAGAGCAGGGGATCGATCTGCGAAGCGACGCCATGGCGTTGCAGCGTCTGAGAGAGGCCGCTGAAAAGGCCAAGAAAGAACTGTCCTCTTCCCAGACGACAGATATCAATCTGCCCTTCATCACCGCAGACAGCAGTGGTGCAAAGCACTTGCAGATGGCAATTACCCGGTCTGAATTTGAGAAGCTGATCGATCCTCTGGTGGAACGCTGCCGGAAACCGGTTGAGCAGGCCATGAAAGATGCCGGTCTCAGTGCCAGTGAAATTGACGAAGTTGTGCTGGTGGGTGGTTCCACCCGTGTTCCCAAGGTTCAGGAATTTGTTAAGAAGATCTTTGGTAAAGAACCTCATAAAGGGGTTAACCCGGACGAAGTGGTTTCAATCGGAGCCGCGATTCAGGGGGGAATTATCTCTGGTGATGTTCAGGATGTAGTGCTGCTCGACGTAACACCACTCTCTCTCGGGATTGAAACCGAGGGTGGCGTGATGACCAAACTGGTTGAGCGTAACACCACGATTCCTGTGACGAAAGATCAGGTGTTCTCGACTGCTGCCGACAATCAGACTGCTGTCACTGTCCGTGTGTTTCAGGGAGAACGACAGATGGCCAGCGACAACCGGTTGCTGGGTCAGTTTAACCTGGAAGAAATTCCGCCGGCACCGCGTGGGGTTCCTCAGATTAAGGTGGTATTCGATATCGACGTGAACGGCATTCTGAACGTGTCAGCCAAGGATGTTGCCACTGGTAAAGAGACATCAGTTAAAATCGAACAGTCGAGCGGACTGTCTGAATCTGAAATCGAAGATATGAAGAAACAGGCAGAAGCACACGCTGATGAAGACAAGAAGAAGAAAGAGCTGGCAGAGGCGAAGAACAACGGTTCCCGCATCGTTTATGATGTGGAAAAACTGTTGAAAGAACATGCTGATAAAATTGATGAATCCTCAAAAACTGCGATCGAAGCATCCGTTAAGAAAGTCAACGATGCTCTCGAAACAGAAGACGTTGCAGCCATCAATTCAGCTTGTGAAGAGTTGCAGCAGGCCACGCATGCCTTCACCGAGCAGATGTATAAAGCGAGCCAGGAAGCCGGAGGAGCCGAAGGTGCTGCTCCGGAAGCGGGTGGTGCAGCAGCCGATGAAGAGGATGTGATTGATGCCGAGTTTGAGAAAAAGGACTGA